The Streptomyces sp. TLI_105 DNA segment CGCCGAAGTGGACGGTGCCGGTGGTCAGGTCGAGGACGTGCCAGACGATGAAGAGGCCGAGGATGATCCCGCCCCAGCGCATGGTGCGGGTGGCGTACGAGGCGCGCTTGCGGCGGTGGACGTACGGGGTGGGGCGGGCCCTCAGGTCGCGCCGGCTGAGCTGGTACGCGGAGACGGCGTGGGCGACGACGGCGGCGAGGAGCACGATCCGGACGAGCCAGAGGGCCCAGTGGTGGTGCAGGACGGGGGCGCCCATGACGCGCAGCCAGTGGCCGTAGGCGTTGAACTCCTCGGGGCCGAAGAAGACCTTGAGGTTGCCGGCGACGTGGGCGACGAGATAGCCGAGCATGATCAGCCCGCTGACGGCCATGACCGTCTTCTTGCCGAGGGTCGACGACCAGAATCCACGGGACGGGGTCGGTGCGGGGGACGGCGGGCGGGCGGCCGTCCGCTCCCTCGTGGGTGCCAGAGCCATGTCCTCGACGCTAGGGCCGGAGGACCCGAGAGGTCCAAGACATGGTCCGGCTCATCTCGATAGGCTGTACCTATTCATGTCCTCTACGCTGGAACCATGCAGTTCCAGCAGCTCCTCTACTTCGTCGCCGTGGCCGAGACCCGTCACTTCACCCGGGCCGCCGAACGCGTCCACGTCTCGCAGCCCTCGCTCTCCCAGCAGATCAAGGCCCTGGAGCAGGAGCTGGGCGCGGAACTGTTCAGCCGCGCCCGGGGGAACATCGCCCTCACCGACGCGGGCGAGGCCCTGCTGCCGCTCGCGCGGCGGATCCTCGCCGACACGGAGACGGCCCGCATCGAGGTGCAGGAGCTGGCCCGGCTCAAGCGGGGCCGGGTGCGGCTGGGCGCGACGCCGAGCCTGTGCACGGGGCTCCTCCCGGACGTGCTGCGGGCCTTCCACGACCTGCACCCGGGGATCGAGCTCCTCATCGAGGAGGGCGGCTCGCACGACCTCGTACGGGAGCTGGCGCGCGGGGCGCTCGATCTGGCCCTGGTCGTCCTCCCCCTCCCCTCCCCCTCCCCCGCCCTGACGACGGTCGAGCTGCTGACGGAGGACCTCGTCGTGGTCTCCGCCGCCTCGGAGCCGCCCCCGCGGCGGCCCGTACGGATCAAGGACCTGCGGGACCAGCCGCTCGTGATGTTCCGGCACGGCTACGACCTGCGGGAGCTGACCGTGGCGGCCTGCCGGGCGGAGGGCTTCGAGCCCGCGTTCACCGTGGAGGGCGGGGAGCTGGACGCCGTACTCGGTTTCGTACGGGCGGGGCTCGGGCTCGCGGTCGTGCCGGCGATGGTCGCGGCGCGCGCGGGCCGGGACCTGCGGGTGACGGCCCTCGCCCGGCCGGGCCTGCGCCGCACCATCGCGCTGGCGCACCGCAGCGACGTGGCCCCGCCGAGAGCGGCCCGCGAACTCCAGAACCTGCTGCTGCGGCGCACCTGACCCGCCCACCGGATGCTCGGGGAGACGACGCTCCCGGAAGCGCCGGTCACGCCCCGCACCGCCCGGCCGCGCCGCCCTGCCCGAGGAACTCACCGGGCGCGCCGCCGCCCGCCCGTCACCCTCACCGCATCCGTGGAGCCCTATGAAGGAGATCCCGCGTGTCGGACCAGCGCGATACCGGCCGGACGTCGCTCCGCTCGGCGGCACTGCTCGCCCTGGTCGGCGTCCTGACGGCCGGGGCCACGTCCTGCGGGCCGTCCGGAGCCGACGGTACGGACAGCCCCGGACGGACTGCCGAGTCGGTCCGCACCGTCCGGCCGACACCGTTGACGGAGGGACGGCCGGCCCGCGTCCGGTACGGCGTGCCGGACGACATCGTCCCGATGCTCTTCCCGGCCACGGGCGCGGAGACCCGCCAGACGCAGGGGCTCGACGGGTTCCTGGACCTGGCGCGGTACGTCGGCACGCGCAGGTGCGCTCCGGGGAAGGAGTCCGCCGGAGCGGCCGACGGGCCTCCGCCGATGTTCGTACGGCGGTTCGCCGTGCCCGACCTCGCCTACGTCGCGGCGCACGGTTTCACCAGCCCCGAGGGTCCCGCCCCGGCCGGTCCGGGACCCTCCGCGCCTCCGGTCGCCGCCTCCGGCCCGGCGCCGTGCGCGCCGGGCGGTGCGGGTGCGGACGCGAGCGCGGTGGGCAAGGGGTTCGCGGAGTTGCGGGCCGAGTGGTGGCGTGCGCTGGCCCGGCTGGACGACGACCCCGAGGTGCGCAGGGCGTACGGCGAAGCCGGCGGATGCCTCGCCCTCGGGGACGGGGGCGTCGCGGGCGAGGACGCCTTCTTCTCCCGGGTGGACGCCCGGCTGCACGCCCTGGACGGTGCCGGCCGCGAGGCGGAGCGCGCGCGGGAGGACCAGCGGCTCGGTGCGCTGTACGCCCGCTGCATGGGTCCCGTCGAGAGCGTACGGGAGCGCCTGCGCACGCGGCACCGCCGGAGCTTCCTCCTGCGGCACGCGGGCCGGCTGGCCGTCCTGCGCCGCACCCTCCCCCGGGACATCGCGCGGCTGGAGAGCCGTTACGGGATCCGCTTCGGCTCTCCCCGGCCCTGAGGAGCCGCCTCGGACGGCCCTCGCGCACCGCACGACCTCGTCACCGCCGGCCTCCACCTCGACCTGCGGAGCGCGGACGGCTCCGCGCTCCGCCCGCCCCGGCGGGACGGTCGTCCACGCGGCGGGCCCGGGTCAGACCGCGTCCGCCAGGAGCAGGGAGTGGATGCGGTCCGGGGCGCCGGGGCGGGCGTAGTACCAGCCCTGGGCCGTGTCGCAGCCCAGGTCGCGGAGTTGGCGGGCCTGGGCGCCCGTCTCCACCCCCTCGACCGTGACCGCCAGCTCCAGGCTGTGCGCCAGCGAGACGATCCCCTCGACGATCTTGAGGTCGACCGGGTCCACCGGGTGCTGCTGCATCCCCCGGGTGAAGGAGCGGTCGAGCTTCAGGACGCTCACCGGCAGCCGCCGCAGATTGGCGAGGTTCGAGTAGCCGGTGCCGAAGTCGTCGAGCGCGATGTCCACGCCCATCTCGGCGAGCTGCCTCAGCGGCTTCAGCAGGTCCTCGTCGGCGCCGATGAGGGCGGACTCGGTGACCTCCAGGCAGAGCGCGCCCGGTTCGAGGCCGGAGCGCTCCAGGACGTCGACGGTGTCGGCGACCAGGCGCGGGTGGTGGAGCTGCGTCGGGGAGAGGTTGACGTTGATGCGCAGCGGGCCGCCGTCGGAGTGCCGGGTCTGCCAGAAGCGGGCCTGGCGCACGGCCTCCTGGAGCACCCAGCGGCCGAGCGGCACGATGAGGCCGGTGTCCTCGGCGAGCGGGATGAACTGGTCGGGGCCGAGCACCCCGTGCTGCGGGTGGCACCACCGGACGAGGGCCTCCGCGCCGTGCACGCTGCCGTCGTCGAGGTGGACGAGCGGCTGGTACTCGATGAAGAACTCGCCGCGTTCCAGGGCGGTCGGCAGGGCGGTGGTGAGCCCGTGCCGGGTGATGGCGCGGGCGTCGGCCTCCGGGTCGGCGACCTCGAAGCGGTTGCCGCCCGCCGACTTGGCCCGGTACATGGTGATGTCGGCGCTGCGGAGCACCTCGGCCGGGGTCCGCTCCCCCGCCGGGCCCTCGACGACGCCGAGGCTGCCGCGGACGGTGAGTTCGCGGCCGTCG contains these protein-coding regions:
- a CDS encoding succinate dehydrogenase, with the translated sequence MALAPTRERTAARPPSPAPTPSRGFWSSTLGKKTVMAVSGLIMLGYLVAHVAGNLKVFFGPEEFNAYGHWLRVMGAPVLHHHWALWLVRIVLLAAVVAHAVSAYQLSRRDLRARPTPYVHRRKRASYATRTMRWGGIILGLFIVWHVLDLTTGTVHFGGFEEGKPYQNVVDTFSTWYGDVVYIVAMLALGLHVRHGFWSAAQTLGVGNARRERLLKALANALALVLTAGFVSVPVAVMTGVVS
- a CDS encoding LysR family transcriptional regulator, whose protein sequence is MQFQQLLYFVAVAETRHFTRAAERVHVSQPSLSQQIKALEQELGAELFSRARGNIALTDAGEALLPLARRILADTETARIEVQELARLKRGRVRLGATPSLCTGLLPDVLRAFHDLHPGIELLIEEGGSHDLVRELARGALDLALVVLPLPSPSPALTTVELLTEDLVVVSAASEPPPRRPVRIKDLRDQPLVMFRHGYDLRELTVAACRAEGFEPAFTVEGGELDAVLGFVRAGLGLAVVPAMVAARAGRDLRVTALARPGLRRTIALAHRSDVAPPRAARELQNLLLRRT